AGCAGAAAATTATTTCAGAATTATTTGCAAATAAACCTGAAAAATTCGCAGGTACTGTTTATAATGTAATAACAGAGGCCCGCGACGTTTACGACGCTGAAAGACTGATCGATTCGGTCCTGAAGGCAAATAAGATCGACCTGTCATCCAGGTGGGCTAAGGTATTTAAGAAAAACATTAAACAATATTTCAATCAAGACTAACATATGTTTATAGACTACGCAGAAATAGAAATTAAAGCAGGCAACGGCGGAGCCGGACAGATCTCTTTCAGAAGGGAAAAGTTTGTTCCCAAAGGCGGCCCCTCAGGCGGAGACGGCGGCAGGGGGGGGGACGTAATTGTCCGCGCCCACCATAACCTCCATACACTCCTCGATTTCAGGTACAAAAGGCACTATTCGGCTGAAAACGGCGAAAAGGGGGGGAACTCTCTTAAAGACGGCAAAAGCGGCGATAACGTTATTATTAAGGTCCCGGTTGGAACCATCATTAAGGACAGGGATACAGGCGAGGTCCTGGCCGACCTGGATCAGAATGAAAAAAGCGTCGTTATTGCAAAAGGCGGCATCGGCGGCCGCGGCAACAGCAAATTTGCAACTCCAACAAACCAGACCCCGCGCCACGCGGAGGCCGGAAGACCGGGTGAGCAGCGGGCTATTGTCCTGGAGCTTAAACTCATTGCTGACGTTGGACTTGTAGGTTTCCCGAATGCAGGCAAATCCACGCTGATTTCAGTAGTTTCTGCGGCAAAACCTAAAATTGCGGACTATCCCTTTACTACGCTTGAGCCTAACCTTGGCATTGTGCAGTATAAGGATTACCAGAGCTTTGTGGTTGCCGATATACCCGGAATTATCGAAGGCGCCCACACGGGCAAGGGCCTCGGCATCAAGTTCCTAAAGCACATCGAAAGAACAGGAATACTTCTCTTCTTAATTGATATTACCTCGGAAAACTACCAGAAGGATTATAATACTCTGGTAAATGAGCTGGCAAATTACAGCGAAGTTTTACTCAACAAGAAAAGAATAGTCGCTTTTTCCAAAGCCGACCTCCTGGAAGAAAAAGAGCTCAAGAAGCTGAAAAAGAAAAAGCTGAAAAA
The Ignavibacteria bacterium genome window above contains:
- the obgE gene encoding GTPase ObgE encodes the protein MFIDYAEIEIKAGNGGAGQISFRREKFVPKGGPSGGDGGRGGDVIVRAHHNLHTLLDFRYKRHYSAENGEKGGNSLKDGKSGDNVIIKVPVGTIIKDRDTGEVLADLDQNEKSVVIAKGGIGGRGNSKFATPTNQTPRHAEAGRPGEQRAIVLELKLIADVGLVGFPNAGKSTLISVVSAAKPKIADYPFTTLEPNLGIVQYKDYQSFVVADIPGIIEGAHTGKGLGIKFLKHIERTGILLFLIDITSENYQKDYNTLVNELANYSEVLLNKKRIVAFSKADLLEEKELKKLKKKKLKNYDGTILIFSSASGYGINELKDYLWAELKS